One stretch of Paenibacillus sp. FSL R5-0341 DNA includes these proteins:
- a CDS encoding DUF4321 domain-containing protein: MKKNFGMLLLFLLLGWMAGAWIAKALQPVKAVAFLTKATTIRWSPQADLDIISYDISLQFQMSLLSLIGMIAAVWLYRRL; this comes from the coding sequence ATGAAAAAAAACTTCGGCATGTTATTGCTGTTTCTGCTGCTCGGCTGGATGGCCGGAGCGTGGATCGCCAAGGCACTGCAGCCTGTAAAGGCAGTAGCCTTTCTTACGAAAGCCACGACCATACGTTGGTCGCCACAGGCTGATCTGGACATTATCAGTTATGATATTTCACTTCAATTTCAAATGAGCCTTCTTAGTCTGATCGGTATGATTGCCGCTGTGTGGCTGTATCGCAGACTGTAG
- a CDS encoding SPOR domain-containing protein — translation MSNARMTFRFGDQESDKPENKGMSASSPLVTLSEDLQNNQPLMSKRMDTTPSWTPEDIPGDWGETVLTSSTVPEPDERASHDSNLNLDEAHYLGNRSGYGFYNHSGDPEEERRDLSNTHDDQAHDWLADSENYSYKRNRPPRGWKMIGSITGALVTGALFGMVILSFFNKEGAAKPGDLLPVNQAVSTATGQEGGTGTEQQLQTAATGSTYYALQYGVFSSPERAEQAKLELAQAGIAAGSDPEDGNRVYAGISADREEAKLLSTRLKAQGVELYVKEIVNPEVNPAIFGGKQEDVQLFFTNSSALVEQLSTLSIQQLGQSAPAAVSAETMTAIQNKHQSWMTGLNSLSPGLTAEVQPIIGGMEKSMNSAITAIAEYNKNPDDVHMWSVQSDLMEYVLQQKKWLEAIKQ, via the coding sequence GTGAGCAATGCTAGAATGACGTTTCGCTTCGGGGATCAAGAGTCGGACAAGCCTGAAAACAAGGGGATGTCCGCGTCCAGTCCATTGGTGACGTTGAGTGAAGATTTACAGAACAATCAACCGCTAATGTCTAAGCGGATGGATACAACCCCGTCTTGGACGCCAGAGGATATCCCCGGAGACTGGGGAGAGACGGTGCTGACAAGCTCTACTGTACCTGAACCTGATGAGCGAGCGAGCCATGATTCGAACTTGAACTTGGATGAGGCCCATTATCTTGGGAACCGATCCGGTTACGGTTTTTATAATCATTCAGGAGATCCTGAAGAAGAGCGTCGTGATCTGTCCAATACGCATGATGATCAAGCCCACGACTGGCTTGCAGATTCAGAGAACTATTCCTATAAGCGCAATCGCCCCCCAAGGGGCTGGAAAATGATTGGTTCAATCACCGGGGCACTCGTTACAGGAGCACTCTTTGGCATGGTTATTCTTTCCTTTTTCAATAAAGAAGGAGCCGCGAAACCAGGCGATCTTCTTCCCGTCAATCAGGCGGTTTCCACCGCGACAGGTCAGGAAGGCGGTACAGGCACAGAACAACAGCTCCAGACAGCTGCAACTGGCAGTACGTATTATGCACTTCAATACGGTGTGTTCAGTTCCCCCGAACGAGCGGAGCAGGCCAAGCTTGAGTTGGCACAGGCAGGTATAGCCGCAGGTTCTGATCCTGAAGATGGCAATCGGGTATATGCAGGCATTTCGGCTGATCGTGAAGAGGCTAAGCTGCTTAGCACCAGACTTAAAGCTCAGGGAGTTGAACTGTACGTTAAGGAGATCGTGAACCCTGAGGTCAATCCGGCTATATTTGGTGGCAAGCAAGAGGATGTACAGCTTTTCTTTACGAACAGTTCTGCATTGGTCGAACAATTGTCTACCTTGTCCATTCAGCAGCTGGGACAGTCTGCTCCGGCAGCAGTCTCTGCAGAAACGATGACCGCGATCCAGAATAAACACCAGTCATGGATGACCGGTTTGAATAGTCTTTCACCCGGCCTGACCGCAGAAGTACAACCTATTATCGGCGGTATGGAGAAATCGATGAACAGTGCAATTACGGCTATCGCAGAGTACAACAAAAATCCGGATGATGTGCACATGTGGTCCGTACAATCCGATCTGATGGAATATGTACTGCAGCAGAAGAAATGGCTTGAAGCGATAAAGCAGTAA
- the murC gene encoding UDP-N-acetylmuramate--L-alanine ligase yields MSAIARVMLEMGYTVTGSDVASQELTEKLAAKGAKIYIGHTAEHVTGADLVVYSTAAPADNVERVAAAELNIPILHRSQMLARLLNERKGVAVAGAHGKTTTSSMIALVMDKCDTDPTYIIGGEIMNVGTNAKAGQGDWVVAEADESDGSFLQYHPWLGIVTNIEADHLENYNSDFEELKKAYVQFLSQIRPEGTAIVCSDDENVQAILPELKSRITTYGIDRAADYTATDIVLGDRRISFTMNHQGAAMGTVELSVPGKHNVYNAMATVITCLEAGIPFEKIVAAIIQFHGAKRRFQVLGEARDMLIIDDYAHHPTEIEATISAAKATGKRIIAVFQPQRYTRTFFLLDAFSRAFAEADEVLITDIYSPAGEKQIEGVTSARLVELIVQNSNASARYLPTKEEVVADLQHRLQPGDLVITMGAGDIWKVGDTLAKGLK; encoded by the coding sequence ATGAGTGCCATCGCAAGAGTTATGCTGGAAATGGGATACACCGTTACCGGATCGGATGTCGCTTCACAAGAGTTGACCGAGAAGTTGGCAGCCAAGGGAGCGAAAATATATATCGGACATACGGCAGAGCACGTCACTGGAGCAGACCTGGTTGTCTACTCTACTGCAGCGCCTGCGGATAATGTGGAACGGGTAGCAGCTGCAGAGCTGAACATTCCGATTCTGCATCGTTCGCAGATGCTTGCACGTTTGTTGAACGAACGTAAAGGTGTGGCTGTGGCCGGAGCGCATGGTAAAACAACCACTTCATCCATGATTGCACTTGTTATGGATAAATGTGATACGGACCCGACATATATCATTGGCGGAGAAATCATGAATGTGGGTACCAACGCGAAGGCCGGTCAAGGCGACTGGGTAGTCGCTGAAGCGGACGAGAGCGATGGTTCGTTTTTGCAGTACCATCCATGGCTCGGTATTGTAACCAATATTGAGGCAGATCATCTGGAGAATTACAACAGTGATTTTGAGGAGCTCAAAAAGGCTTATGTGCAGTTCTTGAGCCAAATTCGTCCGGAAGGAACAGCGATTGTATGTTCTGACGACGAGAATGTTCAAGCGATTTTGCCAGAACTCAAGTCACGGATTACAACGTATGGTATTGATCGTGCTGCGGATTATACGGCAACGGATATTGTACTGGGCGATCGCCGTATCTCCTTTACGATGAATCATCAGGGTGCTGCTATGGGTACGGTGGAATTATCAGTGCCGGGTAAGCATAACGTTTATAATGCGATGGCTACGGTGATTACTTGTCTGGAAGCAGGCATTCCATTTGAGAAGATTGTGGCAGCTATCATCCAGTTCCACGGAGCCAAACGCAGATTCCAGGTGTTGGGCGAGGCACGTGATATGCTCATCATTGATGATTATGCTCATCACCCGACTGAGATTGAAGCTACGATTAGTGCCGCCAAAGCAACAGGCAAACGCATTATTGCAGTATTCCAGCCACAGCGTTATACGCGGACGTTCTTCCTGCTGGATGCGTTCAGTCGTGCTTTTGCGGAAGCGGATGAGGTGCTTATTACGGATATCTATTCTCCTGCGGGCGAAAAACAGATTGAAGGAGTAACCTCAGCCAGACTGGTTGAACTGATCGTTCAAAACAGTAATGCTTCTGCACGTTACCTCCCAACGAAAGAGGAAGTTGTGGCTGATCTGCAGCATCGTCTGCAGCCAGGAGATCTTGTGATTACCATGGGCGCAGGTGATATCTGGAAAGTTGGCGATACACTTGCCAAAGGTTTGAAATAA
- a CDS encoding folylpolyglutamate synthase/dihydrofolate synthase family protein, with translation MTELDGTDAAAPLLTYDEAVDWINGLIPFGIRPGLERIEGLMSMLGNPHQRLKFIHVAGTNGKGSTCAFLTSVLLQAGYDVGTFTSPYITKFTNRFQYNGEDIPEEILLKLSNRLRPLVMEMASTPLGSPTMFEVSTALALLYYAEECYPDVVVWETGLGGRMDVTNIVAPVVSVITNIGMDHTDVLGDTIELIAGEKAGIIKPGVPVVTCATQPEAVKVIQEKAQQLQSTVYLAGDQFSYHRLDSNESGQSFHFTGPFRDLDVRIRMQGSHQCDNAAAALMVLELLRQYMAFMLDDNDIALGLENAFWAGRFEKVVDEPRIVLDGAHNPEGAESLAKSIREVYPYNKLILMMGMLANKHHEAYLQHILPLVDTLILTEPDFRRKMDAAELLQIVERVRSAIAKQELEIIVEPEWAKALDLLKSRTEAEDLGVVSGTLYLIADVRAALLHQTDSEKGW, from the coding sequence ATGACGGAATTAGACGGGACAGATGCAGCAGCTCCTTTACTTACGTATGACGAGGCCGTGGACTGGATCAATGGCCTTATTCCTTTTGGCATAAGACCTGGATTGGAACGAATCGAGGGTCTGATGTCCATGTTAGGCAATCCACACCAACGTCTCAAATTTATTCACGTCGCGGGAACGAACGGCAAAGGTTCGACTTGCGCTTTTTTGACGTCAGTGCTTCTTCAGGCTGGATACGATGTGGGCACCTTTACGTCGCCTTATATCACCAAGTTTACGAACCGTTTTCAATACAACGGTGAGGATATTCCCGAAGAGATTCTGCTTAAGCTCTCCAACCGGTTACGTCCACTGGTCATGGAAATGGCCTCCACTCCGCTTGGATCACCAACGATGTTTGAGGTGTCCACGGCTCTCGCGCTTCTGTATTATGCAGAAGAATGCTACCCTGACGTTGTGGTATGGGAGACGGGGCTAGGGGGAAGGATGGACGTAACGAATATTGTTGCACCTGTTGTGTCCGTCATCACCAACATTGGTATGGATCACACGGATGTGCTTGGAGATACGATTGAGCTGATTGCTGGAGAAAAGGCAGGCATTATCAAGCCGGGAGTACCTGTGGTGACCTGCGCGACTCAACCCGAAGCTGTGAAAGTGATTCAGGAGAAAGCACAGCAGCTTCAATCAACCGTGTATTTGGCCGGAGATCAATTCTCTTATCATAGACTGGACAGTAATGAGAGCGGACAATCTTTCCATTTTACAGGACCGTTTCGTGACCTGGACGTTCGCATCCGCATGCAGGGCTCACACCAATGTGACAATGCAGCGGCTGCACTGATGGTGCTTGAATTGCTCAGACAATACATGGCGTTTATGCTGGATGACAACGATATTGCACTTGGACTGGAGAATGCATTCTGGGCAGGGAGATTCGAAAAAGTCGTCGATGAACCCCGAATTGTGCTCGATGGAGCACATAATCCGGAGGGGGCTGAGTCGCTGGCCAAGAGCATTAGAGAAGTTTATCCTTACAACAAGTTAATTTTGATGATGGGTATGTTGGCGAATAAGCATCACGAAGCGTATTTGCAGCATATACTGCCACTAGTGGATACGCTGATCCTGACCGAGCCAGATTTCCGACGCAAAATGGATGCAGCCGAATTGCTGCAAATTGTCGAACGGGTACGTTCCGCCATTGCGAAGCAGGAGCTGGAAATCATCGTCGAGCCCGAATGGGCAAAGGCACTTGATCTATTGAAGTCACGGACGGAAGCGGAAGATCTGGGGGTGGTCTCCGGCACACTGTACCTGATTGCGGATGTGCGGGCAGCCCTTTTGCATCAAACCGATTCTGAAAAAGGTTGGTGA
- a CDS encoding valine--tRNA ligase — MSEEKKSAATEMPTTYDPKAAEDKWYSTWMERGYFKAGQRKDAEPYTIVIPPPNVTGMLHIGHALDFTLQDILIRTKRMQGYDALWLPGSDHAGIATQTKVEQKLREEGLTRYDLGREKFLEKVWDWKDQYATTIRQQWGKMGLSLDYSRERFTLDEGLSQAVRKVFVQLYEKGLIYRGKRIINWDPVNRTALSDIEVEYKEVQGHLYHLRYPLKDGSGYVTVATTRPETMLGDTAVAVHPKDERYADMIGKVLVLPIIGREIPIIADDYVDKEFGSGAVKITPAHDPNDFEVGLRHDLPQITVMDESGTMNAEAGKYQGLDRSDCRKQIVADLKEQGVLINIEDHTHQVGHSERTGAVVEPYLSTQWFVEMKPLAERAIQKQQSGEGVNFVPDRFEKTYLNWIENVRDWCISRQLWWGHRIPAWYDEETGEIIVSAEDPTTLPENAGRKLRQDEDVLDTWFSSGLWPFSTLGWPEDTEDLQRYYPTSVLVTGYDIIYFWVARMIFTALEFTDEIPFKDVLMHGLVRDADGRKMSKSLGNGVDPLDVIEKYGADAMRYMISTSSTPGQDLRFRWERVEQARNFANKIWNASRFALMNLEGFTYEERDISGELGTADYWILHRLNETSRDITRLIEAYEFGETGRVLYNFIWDDLCDWYIEFAKLSFYGEDPVAKKKTQSVLAYVLDQTMRLIHPFMPYISEEIWQHLPHEGETITLASWPVYDPALENPEAVAEMNLLMDTIRAVRNIRAEVNVPMSKKIELMVKANSAETSSIIQRNSHYIKRFCNTSEFDSGLDLSSPDKAMTAIITGAELYLPLAGLIDIEQEVARLEKELQNLEGEVLRVEKKLANEGFVAKAPAKVIEEERAKQADYSDKRDKVIARIKELKG, encoded by the coding sequence ATGTCTGAAGAAAAAAAATCAGCTGCAACAGAAATGCCGACCACTTACGATCCCAAGGCGGCAGAGGACAAATGGTACTCCACCTGGATGGAGCGCGGCTATTTCAAAGCCGGTCAACGTAAGGATGCCGAGCCGTATACAATTGTAATTCCACCCCCAAATGTGACCGGGATGCTGCACATCGGGCATGCGCTCGACTTTACACTGCAGGATATACTAATCCGCACGAAACGGATGCAGGGCTATGATGCGCTGTGGCTTCCGGGTTCCGACCATGCAGGTATTGCTACCCAAACCAAGGTAGAGCAGAAGCTGCGTGAAGAAGGTCTGACTCGTTATGATCTGGGACGCGAGAAGTTTTTGGAGAAGGTATGGGACTGGAAAGATCAGTATGCCACTACCATTCGTCAACAATGGGGCAAAATGGGACTGTCGCTTGACTACTCACGTGAACGTTTCACGCTGGATGAAGGTCTGTCCCAAGCGGTACGCAAAGTATTTGTTCAATTGTATGAAAAAGGCCTTATTTATCGAGGCAAACGTATCATTAACTGGGACCCGGTGAACCGGACAGCACTGTCCGACATTGAGGTTGAATATAAAGAGGTTCAGGGTCACTTGTACCATCTGCGTTATCCGCTTAAAGACGGAAGTGGCTACGTTACCGTGGCAACGACACGTCCTGAAACGATGCTGGGCGATACCGCGGTTGCTGTTCATCCGAAGGATGAGCGCTATGCAGATATGATTGGTAAAGTACTTGTACTGCCTATCATCGGACGTGAAATTCCAATTATCGCCGATGATTATGTGGATAAAGAGTTCGGAAGTGGTGCAGTTAAAATCACGCCTGCGCATGATCCGAATGACTTTGAAGTCGGCCTTCGTCATGATCTGCCTCAAATTACGGTAATGGATGAGAGCGGCACAATGAATGCAGAGGCCGGCAAGTATCAAGGGCTGGATCGCAGTGACTGCCGCAAGCAGATTGTTGCTGACTTGAAAGAACAGGGTGTATTGATCAACATCGAGGATCATACGCATCAGGTTGGACACAGTGAACGTACCGGAGCTGTTGTCGAGCCGTATCTGTCTACACAGTGGTTTGTTGAGATGAAGCCACTTGCGGAGAGAGCGATTCAGAAGCAACAGAGCGGCGAAGGGGTTAATTTTGTTCCAGACCGTTTCGAGAAAACGTATCTGAACTGGATCGAGAACGTTCGTGACTGGTGTATTTCCCGTCAACTGTGGTGGGGACATCGTATTCCTGCTTGGTATGATGAGGAAACGGGTGAAATCATCGTATCTGCTGAAGATCCGACGACGCTGCCAGAGAATGCTGGCCGCAAGTTGAGACAGGACGAAGACGTACTCGATACATGGTTCAGCTCTGGTTTATGGCCGTTCTCCACATTGGGCTGGCCGGAAGATACGGAAGACCTGCAACGTTATTATCCGACAAGTGTACTTGTGACAGGGTATGACATCATATATTTCTGGGTTGCACGTATGATTTTCACGGCATTGGAATTCACCGATGAGATTCCGTTCAAGGATGTGCTGATGCATGGTCTTGTTCGTGACGCAGATGGACGTAAAATGTCCAAATCACTGGGCAACGGTGTAGACCCGCTGGATGTTATTGAGAAATACGGCGCAGATGCAATGCGTTACATGATCTCAACCAGCAGCACGCCAGGTCAGGATCTGCGTTTCCGTTGGGAACGGGTGGAGCAGGCTCGTAACTTTGCCAACAAGATCTGGAATGCTTCGCGCTTTGCATTGATGAATCTGGAAGGATTCACCTATGAGGAACGTGACATTAGCGGAGAGCTTGGTACAGCCGATTATTGGATTTTGCACCGTCTGAACGAAACTTCCCGCGATATTACGCGTCTAATCGAAGCGTATGAATTTGGGGAAACGGGCCGTGTACTGTATAACTTTATCTGGGATGACCTGTGTGACTGGTATATTGAGTTTGCGAAACTGTCCTTCTATGGCGAAGATCCGGTTGCCAAGAAGAAGACACAATCCGTGCTGGCTTATGTGCTCGATCAGACCATGCGCCTGATTCATCCGTTCATGCCATACATCTCCGAAGAGATCTGGCAGCATCTGCCGCATGAAGGTGAGACGATTACGCTGGCATCTTGGCCGGTATACGATCCTGCTCTTGAGAACCCAGAGGCTGTTGCCGAGATGAACCTGCTCATGGATACCATCCGTGCAGTTCGGAACATTCGTGCAGAAGTGAACGTGCCGATGAGTAAAAAGATCGAGTTGATGGTCAAAGCTAATAGTGCTGAGACGTCCAGCATCATTCAGCGTAACAGCCATTACATCAAACGTTTCTGTAATACGTCCGAGTTCGATAGTGGGCTGGATCTAAGCTCACCGGATAAGGCAATGACTGCGATCATTACGGGGGCAGAACTTTACTTGCCACTGGCAGGTCTTATTGATATCGAACAGGAAGTGGCTCGCCTGGAGAAAGAGTTGCAGAACCTTGAGGGAGAAGTACTCCGTGTGGAGAAAAAGCTGGCGAATGAAGGCTTTGTTGCCAAAGCTCCTGCCAAGGTTATTGAGGAAGAGCGCGCCAAGCAAGCAGATTATTCCGACAAACGGGATAAAGTGATTGCACGAATCAAGGAACTCAAAGGTTAA
- a CDS encoding LysM peptidoglycan-binding domain-containing protein, whose product MLNQPYGLRFDIYERVHLSEGVPGIEELEEIELYPRIQVIGQDDHATLRGHLLLTGAYRGENEASEELKHFIPVEITVPLNRVRSIDDISIEIENFDVDLLSNRSLNITGVLSLRGIEGFPVEEPQVWSADEFTVVHSPDIQQSNRSEESEQPAIDPNAFAQEYLLQRSEEERLANAAELAYGAPEFADLQDYANASSAEPLQSEEQSAEYANENRQPDANEDLASLAANGDELASHEQYSEPSPISSFMAETADRLASYPESEPLLPLEEEPSAWSEPSVDALPANPRSSDQAVSEPTAQSSNELAAPDVPDAPDVWRFESARSVPQQENQAVADVPVEPQAENWQGVFASSEPGSAEEDRPSFEAAGVDEFVQNEAFVPEPVAETEDKPELKVAFGSKKESAPRQEEGVGISSLLSSGRAARDAEVERGDEVPAGVVQEETYPADDVEWKNLFLGTIVDQTPFRKVKLCIVQREDTLDAIADRYQLSTRELQLYNRLSEQVVEEGQILYIP is encoded by the coding sequence TTGTTGAATCAACCTTATGGTTTGCGGTTCGATATTTATGAGCGCGTTCATTTGTCTGAGGGAGTCCCTGGAATTGAGGAATTGGAGGAAATTGAACTATACCCGCGCATTCAAGTCATAGGACAGGATGATCATGCTACGTTAAGAGGACATCTTTTACTTACAGGTGCGTACAGAGGAGAGAATGAGGCTTCAGAGGAGCTCAAACATTTCATTCCTGTGGAGATCACGGTGCCGCTGAACCGGGTCAGATCGATTGATGATATTTCCATCGAGATCGAAAATTTTGACGTGGATCTGTTATCCAATCGCAGTCTGAACATTACAGGCGTGTTATCACTGCGAGGCATCGAGGGCTTTCCTGTTGAGGAGCCTCAAGTATGGTCGGCAGATGAGTTTACAGTTGTTCACTCACCTGACATTCAGCAATCCAATCGTTCCGAGGAATCAGAACAGCCCGCCATCGATCCCAATGCATTTGCACAAGAGTATCTGCTCCAGCGGAGTGAGGAAGAGAGACTTGCGAATGCAGCAGAACTTGCATACGGTGCCCCGGAATTCGCTGATCTGCAGGATTATGCGAATGCGTCTTCGGCCGAGCCACTTCAGTCCGAGGAGCAAAGTGCGGAGTACGCTAATGAAAACAGACAACCTGATGCAAACGAAGATCTTGCATCTCTGGCAGCGAATGGAGATGAATTGGCATCCCATGAGCAATACAGCGAACCTTCTCCCATCTCGTCATTTATGGCCGAGACCGCTGATCGGTTAGCTTCTTACCCTGAGTCGGAACCATTGCTGCCTCTGGAGGAAGAGCCTTCTGCGTGGTCCGAGCCTTCCGTGGATGCATTGCCTGCCAACCCGAGAAGCTCAGATCAAGCAGTCTCAGAGCCTACTGCTCAATCATCTAATGAGTTAGCAGCACCAGATGTACCGGACGCACCGGACGTATGGCGCTTCGAATCCGCGAGATCTGTACCTCAGCAGGAGAATCAGGCAGTTGCCGATGTTCCAGTTGAACCACAGGCGGAGAACTGGCAGGGGGTATTCGCTTCGTCCGAACCAGGCAGCGCTGAGGAAGACCGACCGTCTTTTGAAGCGGCTGGGGTAGACGAGTTCGTGCAGAACGAAGCATTTGTTCCTGAACCTGTGGCTGAGACGGAAGACAAGCCGGAGCTGAAGGTTGCTTTTGGCAGCAAGAAAGAATCTGCACCACGGCAAGAGGAGGGCGTAGGTATCTCTTCCTTGTTATCCTCTGGCAGAGCAGCACGGGATGCTGAAGTGGAGCGAGGCGACGAGGTTCCTGCTGGTGTAGTACAGGAAGAAACGTATCCGGCTGATGATGTGGAATGGAAGAATTTGTTCTTGGGAACGATCGTGGACCAGACCCCATTCCGCAAGGTGAAACTGTGCATCGTTCAGCGCGAAGATACACTGGATGCCATTGCTGATCGATATCAATTAAGCACGAGGGAACTGCAGTTGTATAACCGATTATCTGAACAGGTTGTGGAAGAAGGTCAGATATTGTACATCCCTTAA
- a CDS encoding RluA family pseudouridine synthase: protein MTIKSWKRRGEWLELMPGKAVTGSSDKPMAAEQWLLSELQFPEKLLRQLKTNRGIQLAGDRLRLALFASQPIDVEPRWAEVDVLYEDDFCLVMHKPAGMKLHPDGSRADQAITLDHAVASYYEMNGIQASVRHVHRLDEDTTGPVLYAKNAFALAKLDEAMRRKEIGRHYIAIAGGQLSPELDKIDAPIGKDRHHKQRRRVSEGGQEAVTHVEIGEVWERATLVRLKLDTGRTHQIRVHLSYVGHPLIGDELYGGRTDVIGRQALHGEVLKFSHPLTGAVIEVNDPWPSDFTQLAEREGSY from the coding sequence ATGACTATCAAAAGTTGGAAACGCCGCGGGGAATGGCTTGAGCTGATGCCAGGGAAAGCCGTAACAGGCAGTTCGGACAAACCGATGGCCGCAGAGCAGTGGCTATTGTCTGAGCTACAGTTTCCGGAGAAACTGCTCCGTCAGCTTAAAACAAACCGAGGAATACAACTCGCAGGGGACCGGCTTCGGCTGGCCCTTTTTGCGTCCCAGCCAATCGATGTTGAGCCACGCTGGGCTGAGGTAGATGTATTGTATGAGGATGATTTTTGTCTGGTTATGCACAAACCGGCAGGCATGAAACTGCATCCGGATGGAAGCCGTGCTGATCAGGCCATCACGCTGGATCACGCGGTTGCCTCGTATTATGAAATGAACGGAATTCAGGCGAGCGTACGCCATGTTCATCGACTGGATGAGGATACAACCGGGCCTGTCCTGTATGCCAAAAATGCGTTTGCCCTCGCCAAACTGGATGAAGCAATGCGCCGCAAAGAGATTGGTCGCCATTATATAGCCATTGCTGGGGGACAATTATCCCCTGAACTCGACAAAATTGATGCTCCGATTGGCAAGGATAGACATCACAAACAGCGCAGACGTGTCTCGGAAGGTGGACAGGAAGCGGTTACCCATGTGGAGATCGGCGAAGTGTGGGAACGAGCGACCCTTGTACGATTAAAGCTGGATACAGGACGAACACACCAAATCCGCGTACATCTGAGTTATGTAGGACATCCGCTTATTGGTGACGAGTTGTATGGTGGGAGAACGGATGTCATTGGGCGACAGGCACTTCACGGAGAGGTGCTTAAGTTTAGCCACCCGTTAACTGGAGCCGTGATTGAAGTGAATGATCCTTGGCCGTCCGATTTTACACAATTGGCAGAGCGCGAGGGGTCTTACTAG
- the hemL gene encoding glutamate-1-semialdehyde 2,1-aminomutase has protein sequence MTAQQGNRRNDERSRSAFEEAKQYIPGGVNSPVRAFKSVGLTPIYAERGEGSKIYDIDGNVFIDYVGSWGPLIMGHAHPDVVEALRETALKGTSFGAPTLLETEMAKLVCERVPSIDIVRMVNSGTEATMSAIRLARGVTGRSKILKFEGSYHGHADSLLIKAGSGVATLGLPDSPGVPEGVAVNTITVPYNDLESVTLAFERYGEELAAVIVEPVAGNMGVVPPASGFLEGLRSLTTQYGSLLIFDEVMTGFRVGLNCAQGRFGVTPDLTCLGKVIGGGLPVGAYGGRRDLMEQIAPTGPIYQAGTLSGNPLAMAAGYTTLKLLTPEVYDRLETLSARLQAGFEKNAAETGVAITINRVGSMVCPFFSAVPVTNYDIAKESNLDQFRRYFAAMIDQGVSVAPSQYEGMFVSGVHTEQDIDDTIEANRKALQSL, from the coding sequence ATGACTGCACAACAAGGTAATCGTCGCAATGATGAGCGCTCACGCAGCGCGTTTGAAGAAGCGAAGCAGTACATACCCGGGGGTGTGAACAGCCCTGTACGCGCATTCAAATCGGTGGGACTTACCCCGATCTATGCAGAACGCGGTGAAGGGTCCAAAATCTACGATATTGATGGCAATGTTTTTATTGACTATGTGGGATCGTGGGGTCCACTCATCATGGGACATGCACATCCTGATGTTGTAGAAGCTTTGCGTGAGACAGCTCTGAAAGGAACAAGCTTTGGTGCGCCGACTCTGCTGGAGACCGAGATGGCGAAACTGGTCTGTGAGCGTGTACCTTCTATCGATATCGTACGGATGGTGAATTCCGGTACGGAAGCAACAATGAGTGCCATTCGACTGGCACGCGGGGTAACTGGACGCAGTAAAATCCTGAAGTTTGAAGGATCATATCATGGACATGCAGACAGCTTGCTGATCAAGGCGGGTTCAGGTGTTGCAACGCTGGGTCTGCCAGATAGTCCGGGAGTGCCCGAAGGGGTAGCTGTAAATACCATCACGGTACCTTATAACGATCTGGAGTCCGTGACGCTTGCTTTTGAACGTTATGGTGAAGAACTGGCCGCTGTTATTGTGGAACCTGTGGCGGGTAACATGGGGGTTGTGCCTCCGGCTTCCGGTTTCCTTGAAGGCTTGCGCAGTTTGACGACGCAATATGGCAGCCTGCTTATTTTTGACGAAGTGATGACCGGTTTCCGCGTAGGGTTGAACTGTGCTCAGGGACGGTTTGGGGTTACGCCTGACCTGACTTGTCTGGGTAAAGTTATCGGTGGCGGACTCCCTGTTGGTGCTTATGGTGGTCGCCGGGATCTGATGGAACAGATTGCACCAACAGGTCCGATCTATCAGGCAGGTACACTGAGCGGGAACCCGTTGGCTATGGCCGCAGGATATACGACGCTCAAATTGTTAACACCAGAGGTCTACGACCGTCTGGAGACACTGTCTGCACGTCTGCAAGCCGGCTTTGAGAAAAATGCAGCGGAGACGGGTGTTGCGATAACCATTAACCGTGTTGGTTCCATGGTTTGTCCATTCTTCAGTGCCGTTCCCGTAACCAATTATGATATTGCCAAAGAAAGCAATCTGGATCAATTCCGTCGTTATTTTGCGGCCATGATTGATCAAGGTGTGAGTGTTGCGCCTTCGCAATACGAAGGCATGTTTGTCTCTGGTGTGCACACGGAGCAGGACATTGACGATACAATCGAGGCGAACCGGAAGGCTCTTCAATCGCTATGA